One part of the Melopsittacus undulatus isolate bMelUnd1 chromosome 17, bMelUnd1.mat.Z, whole genome shotgun sequence genome encodes these proteins:
- the TMEM101 gene encoding transmembrane protein 101 translates to MAPGWRGRALRLLPAAGAGLLARLPFWHCLSALLLGAERAERRRKPDIPVPYLYVDLAVAVLCASFMSFGVKRRWFALGAALQLAVATYAAHVGGHGHYGAWLKVRMLSRTIAIIGGFLIVASGAGERYRQRPRSRALQATGQVFLGIYLMCQAFSLQHSPEERQAHLAQVPGGELALQALFVAHGLLALAFLSGCRVRAAAQALAVLLPPLTLLVDGNLGYWHRGRGVEFWTHMRLLGQSVGIFGAAVILATDG, encoded by the exons ATGGCGCCCGGCTGGCGCGGGCGCGCGCTGCGGCTGCTGCCGGCGGCGGGCGCGGGGCTCCTGGCGCGGCTCCCGttctggcactgcctgagcGCGCTCCTGCTCGGGGCCGAGCGCGCGGAGCGGCGGCG GAAGCCGGACATCCCAGTGCCCTACCTGTACGTGGACCTGGCGGTGGCCGTGCTCTGCGCCAGCTTCATGTCCTTCGGGGTCAAGCGCCGCTGGTTTGCGCTCGGTGCCGCGCTGCAGCTCGCGGTGGCCACGTACGCGGCGCACGTGGGCGGCCACGGCCACTACGGGGCCTGGTTAAAG GTCCGGATGCTCTCCCGCACCATCGCCATCATTGGCGGCTTCCTCATCGTGGCCAGCGGCGCCGGGGAGCGGTACCGGCAGCGCCCGCGCAGCCGCGCGCTCCAGGCCACGGGACAGGTGTTCCTCGGCATCTACCTCATGTGCCAG GCCTTCTcgctgcagcacagccccgAGGAGCGCCAGGCCCACCTGGCGCAGGTGCCGGGGGGGGAGCTGGCGCTGCAGGCTCTGTTCGTGGCGCACGGGCTCCTGGCGCTGGCGTTCCTGTCCGGCTGCCGCGTGCGGGCGGCGGCGCAGGCGCTGGCGGTGCTGCTGCCCCCCCTCACCCTGCTCGTCGACGGCAACCTCGGCTACTGGCACCGCGGCCGCGGCGTCGAGTTCTGGACCCACATGCGGCTCCTGGGCCAGAGCGTCGGCATCTTCGGCGCCGCCGTCATCCTCGCCACCGACGGATGA
- the LSM12 gene encoding protein LSM12, which translates to MAAPGEFFSVGSLVSCRTCQEQRLQGEVVAFDYPSKMLAIKCPSSSGKPNHADILLVNLQYVSEVEILSDRSDTPPPLASLNVSKLATKARTEKEEKLSQAYAISAGVSLEGQQLFQTIHKTIKDCKWQDKNIVVMEEVVIAPPYQVENCKGKEGSALSHVRKIVEKHFRDVESQKVLQQQRSQAPQPQKETPLSS; encoded by the exons ATGGCGGCGCCGGGCGAGTTCTTCAGCGTGGGCAGTCTCGTGTCCTGCCGCACGTGCCAAGAGCAGCGGCTGCAGGGGGAGGTCGTGGCCTTCGACTACCCCAGCAAGATGCTGGCCATCA aatgCCCCTCGTCCAGCGGGAAGCCAAACCACGCGGACATCCTGCTGGTGAACCTGCAGTACGTGTCCGAGGTGGAGATCCTGAGCGACCGCAGCgacaccccccccccgctgGCCTCCCTCAACGTCAGCAAG ctcgCCACCAAAGCGCGGAcggagaaggaggagaagctgagCCAGGCCTATGCCATCAGCGCCGGCGTCTCCCTGGAGGGGCAGCAGCTGTTCCAGACCATCCACAAGAC CATCAAGGACTGTAAATGGCAGGACAAGAACATCGTGGTCATGGAGGAAGTGGTCATTGCCCCCCCGTACCAGGTGGAGaactgcaaagggaaggagggCAGTGCCCTGAGCCACGTGCGCAAGATC GTGGAGAAGCACTTCCGGGACGTGGAGAGCCAgaaggtgctgcagcagcagcgtTCCCAAGCGCCGCAGCCACAGAAGGAGACCCCATTGTCCTCCTGA